The region CGCTGAACCCGTCGCCGCCGCCGGCCGGTTCACCGTGATGCAGTACGTGGCGGTGGTGTCGGCGGTGATGCCGCTGATGGTGAGGCTGCCCCCGGACCACGCGGATGCAGGCGCACGGGGCGGCGTGGGTGCGGTGGTGCCGTTCGGCGCCGCACGAGTGTCGTCGGTTGCCGCCGTCTGCCGGACAACGTCAGATCCGGGGTCTAGAAAGGACGGGAGAATCGACACGGACGGAGACGGCATCGTGAGTGCAACGACACCGACGGTGGAGCAGGTGCGATCGGCGGACGGCACCCCCATCGCGTTCGAACGGTCCGGGGCTGGGCCTGCGCTCGTCCTGGTCGGCGGCGCGTTCAACGACCGCAACACGACACGCGCGCTCGGGGCGGCGTTGGCACCGGACTTCACCGTGTTCGGCTACGACCGTCGGGGCCGTGGGCACAGTGGTGACACCGCTCCGTACGAGATCGGCCGGGAGATCGACGACCTGGCCGCGGTGATCGCGGCGGCCGGTGGTTCCGCGGCGCTCTACGGGATTTCCTCCGGCGCGGTCCTGGCCGCCCTCGCGACGGCACAGGGCCTGCCGGTGACCGGTCTGGTCCTGTTCGAGCCGCCGTTTCAGGTCGGCTCGCACGTGGGCGTCCGGAAGGACATCACCGCGCAGCTCATCGAGCTGATCGCGGCCGACGATCGGGATGGAGCGGTAGAGGCTTTCCTCACCGCGTCGGTGGGGTTGCCGGCCGAGGCAGTCGCCGGGATGCGGGCGCAACCGATGTGGGGCGGACTGACCGCGATCGCGCACACCCTGCCGTACGACGCGGTGATCACGGCGGGCGGGCGACTGCCCGCCGACCGGCTGTCGACGATCACCGCGCCGACCCTCGCGGTGGACAGCACCGGGAGTCCACAGTGGCTACGGGACGGCAGCCGGGCCGCGGCCGAGGCGGTTCCTGGCGGGCGGTCCGTCAGCCTCGACGGCGGCAACCACGAGGTGCCGCCGACGACGCTCGCCCCCGCGCTGCGTGAATTTCTGCTCGGTTGACGGCCGACGCGCCTGACCGGCGTGCGGGAGCGGCCCAACGCCCCGGACCAGCCAGAGGCAGCAGCTCAACGCCGGGAAAATCGGCGCGACGAAGCGGCCCAGCGCCCGGGGCCGGCGTGCGGGAGCGGCCCAGCGCCCGGGGCCGGCGTGCGGGAGCGGCCCAGCGCCCGGGGCCGGCGTGCGGGAGTCAGCGCTCGACCAGGGCCTCGGTGACCAGGGCAGCGACGGCGTCGGGTGGCCAGGCGTCCGCCACGCCGGGCCGGACTGCCAGATAGCCGGCGATTCGTTCGGCTGGCCAGCCGTGCGACTCGCGCAGGCCACGGGCGATCATGCCGAGGTAGGTCGGCGCGGGTGGCCGGCACCGCACACCGGACGCTCCCTCGGGTGCGGTGAAGGTGAGCATCGGGACGCCGCTGTGACTGCCCGGGCAGACCAGCGTCTCGTACCGTCCGGGGCCGAGCGTCGCCCGTCCGTCGGCGATGGCGGCCTCGATGGCCACACCGGTCGTCCGGGCCAGGTCGTCGGTCTCGCCCGCTGGGCGGTACATCTCCTGTGCCGCGATGTCGGTGAACTGCTCCAGCGTCACCAGGTAGCCGCGGGCGGCGGCCTCCCCCGGCAGGTGCGGGTCGTAGAAGGCCATTCCTCCGGTCCAGGCGCCGGACTCACCGGCGAAGTAGATGCCGCCGGGCAGCGACACCGGCACCGACCGGCTCGGTGGGCGTCGGTCCCGGCATCCCGGGTACGTCCGCATTCCGCCGGGCGGGCAGCCGCCGCCGATGTACCAGCCCAGCCGGGCGGCGTGCATGTTCGAGCCGTACGCGACGTACCAGACCTGCACGGCGGGTGCCCTCAGAAGCCGCAGGTCTGGCCGGCGGAATGGCTCACCTGCACGGTGTGCGTCACGCAGCCGCCCGCCTCCACCAGGTGCAGCAGGAAGGCGGTCGGTTCGTCGACCCAACCGATCTGCTCGTCGGCGCTCATGGTGAGCGTGCTCTGCTTCCAGGTGCTGGGGGCGACGGTGAGCACGGTGCCCCCGTACGCCGTGGTGACCGGGCGGTGCAGGTGCCCAGCGGCGACCCGGACGACGTGCCGGTGCCGGCCGATCACCTCGGCCAGCGCCTCACCGTCGGCGAGCCGGAGCGTGTCGGCCGCGGGGATGCCGACCGCGACCGGGGGATGGTGCAGGAAGATCACGGCGGGCGTGTCGGGCCGACCGGCCAGCACCCCGTCGAGCCAGCCGAGCTGCTCCGCACCGAGCTGGCCGCTGCTGCTGCCGGGAATGAGCGAGTCGAGCACCACTATCGACGCCGCCTCGTGGTCGACGTGGTAGTAGGCAGAGAAGCCGCCGCCGAGCCAGGGGGTGCCCCCGAACGCGTCGAGCAGCGACTCCCGGTCGTCGTGGTTGCCGGGGACCAGGTGCACCGGCAAGGGGAACCGGCCGATCAGCTCGCGCAGAGCCGCGTACTCGTCGGGTCGCCCGTGGTCGACCAGGTCGCCGGTGATCACCACGCAGTCCGGTCGTGGGCGCAACGCGAGCACCCGGCCGAGCGCACGGTCCAGCCCCGCGGCCGGTGCGGCGGCGAGCAGGCCGGTGGTCAGGTGTGGGTCACTGAGCTGAGCGATGATCACGGATCGTCTCCTCGGCGCCGGGGTTCTCACGCTATCGCCGGGCGCTGGTTCGCGGTGCCCGCTGCCCACAGGCCGCGTCCACAGCCTGTGGATAGCACATGCGTACGAATAAGGTCGGTTTCGCACAGTCGTGAGTACGCTTGATCGCGCGGCTCGGCGCCGGCCGGGCTCCTCCCCTACCTGGAACGACGTGCGAGTGGATCATCAGCGAGTCATCCGTGACGTCACCGTCCGCCTGCCGATGGCGTCGAGTACGCCGGAAGCCTGTCGGTGGACGGTCACCGCGCTGTCCCGCCACACCCCGGCAACCATCTCCGTGCTGCTCGCGACACACGACCGTCTGCGCTGCGTCGCGGCGACCGGGGCCTGGCAGGTCTTCGCCACCGTGCCGGCGCGAACCGGCATCGTCGGCCGGGTGTACGCCACCGGCGCCCCCGCG is a window of Micromonospora sp. WMMD961 DNA encoding:
- a CDS encoding histone deacetylase; this encodes MQVWYVAYGSNMHAARLGWYIGGGCPPGGMRTYPGCRDRRPPSRSVPVSLPGGIYFAGESGAWTGGMAFYDPHLPGEAAARGYLVTLEQFTDIAAQEMYRPAGETDDLARTTGVAIEAAIADGRATLGPGRYETLVCPGSHSGVPMLTFTAPEGASGVRCRPPAPTYLGMIARGLRESHGWPAERIAGYLAVRPGVADAWPPDAVAALVTEALVER
- a CDS encoding phosphodiesterase, giving the protein MIIAQLSDPHLTTGLLAAAPAAGLDRALGRVLALRPRPDCVVITGDLVDHGRPDEYAALRELIGRFPLPVHLVPGNHDDRESLLDAFGGTPWLGGGFSAYYHVDHEAASIVVLDSLIPGSSSGQLGAEQLGWLDGVLAGRPDTPAVIFLHHPPVAVGIPAADTLRLADGEALAEVIGRHRHVVRVAAGHLHRPVTTAYGGTVLTVAPSTWKQSTLTMSADEQIGWVDEPTAFLLHLVEAGGCVTHTVQVSHSAGQTCGF
- a CDS encoding alpha/beta fold hydrolase, with the protein product MSATTPTVEQVRSADGTPIAFERSGAGPALVLVGGAFNDRNTTRALGAALAPDFTVFGYDRRGRGHSGDTAPYEIGREIDDLAAVIAAAGGSAALYGISSGAVLAALATAQGLPVTGLVLFEPPFQVGSHVGVRKDITAQLIELIAADDRDGAVEAFLTASVGLPAEAVAGMRAQPMWGGLTAIAHTLPYDAVITAGGRLPADRLSTITAPTLAVDSTGSPQWLRDGSRAAAEAVPGGRSVSLDGGNHEVPPTTLAPALREFLLG